TTAAACAAGAAAAGCACACAAAATAAGTAATCCATCATCTTATAGTACTTTTCTTTACCATGGCACTTCACCAGGAACAAAATATAgtaaaaatggaaggaaaacaCTGAAAACTCATCACATTTAAGGATAGGCCAAATACAATATACGACATTCACATATCACCAAGCATCCCCATACCTGTCAAAATTGATCCTGGGGATCCTATCTCTGCATGCTATAATATTGAGGAGCCAGCTCAGTTAACCACAAGTAATCAATTCTGGTTATGTTGCGAATGTACTTGTGATTAGTTTGAACTAATTCATTGAAGATGATACACTCCGGTTTTGTCCGAAATAGTACAGAAGAAGGATGGATCTGCACCACCTGACCACTTGCCAAAGCCCTATTTTCCACACCAAATATGTATTGTTAGGAAATAAAGTCTATAAGAGAACTGGAAAAAGACATTGATTAAAACTTGGATCTATGTTAACGTATTAAAGCTAAGAGGAAGGGGTCTGAATCAACACCCAGCACCTGTATAAACCTTCTGGCTGCTTCAAAGCTGCGTTGAGGAAAAAGGAGGTGGCGAGGCATCTCCGAAACTGAACCATGTCATCTCCACACGACGCAATGTGAAGCCCCATTTGCTCTACATGTCCCTGAATCTGTCtgtatgacataaaaaaaatgcatagtTAGAGGATCAATAATGCTTGTCCCAAGACATGGAGAACTAAAGGCAACATGCAAAAGTTCATAGACAACCTGTGAATGTCGCGCGCATGTCTAAGGGACCTGCTattgataaaattttctttgcacCATTTTTTGAGAAGTTTATCgtctttttctttactttgaccactcttcctcttctccaaGAACTCATCAGCTGCTCGAAATACATTAATCAAGGTGATGTGGTCACCATCTGCACTTGAAAAGCATTTCATTGCAGTTCTTGCCTGGCCCGGCAAAGTTAAGTAGTCAGCTCTCCAGTTACATACAGAGTAATGGAAGTCCATGTGGTGCAACCAAACATATCAACCAGCCAGAATGGTTGTTTCAAAAAGAGCCCAACAAAACAAGACCAAAACGGACAGAAGAGCCTATGAATATGTTTTCCGCTTGTTGCAAATTAGTCAAGCAATAACCCACTGAAGGACTTGAATATGACATTAACACAGTTGAACTCACAGTTATGGACATCGGACGTTCATGAACTCACAAATCCTGTAAGATAACACTGCTGGCATATACTTGACCTTTCAGGCACATTATACTTGAATACAATAACAACTCAAAGGAGATTTATATGGGGAAAAAGCCATTAAAAAAAACCCCAACTATGCCCATCGTGACATATTAAcccaaaacctttttttttttttttattggtaagAAACCCAAAACCTTTTTAATGACATCAAAAACCTCGAACTATGCACATTGTACACattaaccccaaaaaaattttcctgtgacaccaaaaaccttaaacttgtactcatataacaaatttacctcaattttattttgtgacaGAAAAAGCCCCGAACTTGTACCCAATGTGTCAAATTTACCCTCCATCAAGATTCCATTAATGCATGCCAATAATAATCTTATTTAGCTGCCTACATGGATGATGGAAAGCAAACAAAGCTAGCGAGATGCCCATGTGGCAACTaattgtatgtttttttttttttttctcattttctttttttccttcctcctttggCATCTTCCTTGGTTTGGCGACGATGAGGACGTGCCAATGGCACTAGTGAGGGCGGAGGCAACAGTGGTGGTTAAGATAAAGAAGGCACGAAAAAGGATCTTgatgaaaggtaaatgtgtcacgcaTGTAtaagcttgagattttttatgtcataacAAAAGTCtggagtaaatatgtcacatggatacaagtttgaggttttcaatataaccaaaaaaaaaaaaatggagtaaaAGAGCCACATGGGTACAAATTTGGTGTAAATGTGTGACATGATTATAAGTTTAAGATGTTTGGTGTCACAAATAAGTTTAGGGTAAAAGTATCACAAGAGGcatagtttgggatttttggtgggttTTAcccatatatatacataaccACATTTTTGTTACAACATACCTGGCTAATCCTTTCAGTAATACAATTTACATAATGTGCATGCACTCATAGCATAAACGAGTATAAGAAAAGCAAGATGAAAGGCTTCACAAGTATCAGTTCATAACTTACCTCTTCTAACTTCTCACGAGGGGCATAAAATATGGATTCTACTGAAAGCATCGCAACTGTAATCAGCACTTCTTCCACGCAGTTGAACTGACTAGCCTGTATGAGTGCCTTTGAATACATGGGATCTAGGGGAAGCCGAGCCATCTGGTGCCCTAATGGATCTGATAGTTTACAGTCCTCTGTTAGAGCACCCAGCAAAAATAACTGCTCCAACGATTTCACAATAGCTGCCCTGATCAAAGCTTACAGGTGTCATTACCCAGCAAAAAATACAGAGAAAAGTAGGTAATGTGACGCCACATCACAACCCATTTCATAACTTCTCTACAAATTATCAGCCTTTTGACCTGATGAAGCATCAGTACAAGAGAAGCACCATAACAAATTCATGTGGGAACAGTGTGACAACGTGGTGCACCCATATGTTCCATAAGAATATATAAACTTCTActaaattttctagatttttccGTCAGAGAAATGGTGAAAATGAAGgtgaaatagaaaatttccgGGCACAAGAGACAGGATAATGTGAAATGAAGGATAATTTTCAAAGGACAATTTAATAGCCAAATTAAATCATTGATAAAGATGAATCCAACAAAACTAGATGAAATCACACTAATCCAGGCTTAAGAAAGATGATGCGTCCACAGCCTGGTGGACACACTTAATATGCACAAGACAGTAAATGATAAAGCAACGAGATCTCTCAGGGAATAACCTTGGTGGTTTTTCGATAAAGTCAAACCCAATAACATCTTTTACACCCAAAGCCATGAGCTGCAAAACAACATTTGAAAGATTGCATCTCTTAATCTCAGGCTTTGTCGAATCCTCAAGTTTCTCAAATTCGGTTTCTGGGTACAGGCGGAAACACTTCCCAGGTCCTTCACGCCCTGCTCGTCCACTGCAGTAGCAAGGTTTTAGTCTAATAACATGGGATTTTTATATGGTCAAAGTTTCAAATTGAATGGTTGAATGGACACAAAGATCCAAGACACGCAGACACGTTAAAATTACTCCACGTTATCATGTTTTACTTAAAAAGAAGTAACCATGCAAATATTGAAGGCAAATTCAACTCCAGTATGATCCAGATCTTCAATTACAAGAAAGgagatgaatttgattcaaaaagtcCACGCATGGGCAACAAAACCCTCTTTCATGGCACAAGATACCTGTCTTTAAAATGTTAAAGACAAATTAAAGGACAGATATCCCAATTTCTGGACATTTGCACTGTCTGAAAATATGCATCCACAGGAGAATGAAGAGAGACTGTCTACCATCCATATGTTGCCATTTTAGGACAGAAATAGTGTATGTTTTTCAGTCAAGGAATTTGTATGGCACCACATTGGGACTTCAATACCTGTGCATTTAAATGGTATCCCTTCCCCTATATCTTCTTTGGACTGTATTTGAAATGTGATCACACTACAAAAGCATAGATCAAAGTACAATAACTGCAGACTACCTTCTTTGAAGAGCCTGAGCCTTGGAAGTTGGTATGACAATTAATGATTCCATGCCTTTAGCTGGATCATATGACCGTGCTTTCACAAATCCAGGGTCTACAACATACTTTATCCCAGGTATTGTCACTGATGTCTCAGCTATATTTGTGGCCAATATAACCTGAAAGAGTTCAATCATATTAGTAATAatcattacaaaaataaatttctacaaaattattttagcttGCCGAATGACAGTGATGTAGCCTTATCTAAGCAATATTAGTgaataaacaataaaataagAGGAATATAAATATGATATATCAACAGTTTATAAATCCAATAGATTGTCTGAAGGTAATGAGAGGAAATAAATCATCTTGACCACAAACAGCATGATGTTATGCTATCACAATAGAACCACCAACAACAACCAGATTCAAAGAGTTTGTTAATGTTAGAAACCCACTGCCAACAGCATAAAAGAGTTGTGCAACCAATCTACGTATGTCTAAATGTGAAGATACTGAGGATaagaaaagctgagaaatatcacCAAGAATACTTTTTTTATTGCCTGTCCTACAAGGGAAGTAAATAGACATAAATATCAACCATTCTCTCATGCTTCACCATACCAAGACAAGAAAGATGTACAAACAGTGAGGCCTCACATAAACTTAATGAAAAACATTGACGTGACTGCTACTAGAAAAAAACATCAAAGTGACAATGATCTTAATAAAGGTCCACATAATCCAAAATACAAATCATTACTCTATAGCAAAGGATCTGACTTTAACAGGAGCACTGtacataaaaaaatcgaaaaaatttgAGCAGCTTGGATAGTCACCTTACGAAATCCAGGAGGAGAGGGTGCAAAGACACGCATTTGTTTCTCAGAGGGAAGAGATGAAAATATAGAAACAGTCAACATATTACGGTTGCCTTCAGGCAACTGCCGTAGTCGCTCCTGAATAAGTCTTTCAACGGATTCAATTTCCTCTTGACCAGTCAAGAATACAAGGACATCTCCTGGACCCTCCTCCAAATGGATCTGAGTATTGCAAAATGTGTACTTATCAAATACGGCAAATATTCCAAGCCAACTGATTGGGATCAAACAAAAGAGTAGCTCGCATGGTAATATTTCCAAGGAGAAATCAAATTGGCAAGCCTTATTGAGAcctcaattaaattaatgacaTTGAGTGAATATATGCATCACATTCTACGTGGATACACTTAAAACGCCTTTTCATGAATCAAGTCAGATGACAAATTATGTATCCTATCCTAGTCAAATAAACGAGAAGTGATTTTGGAAACCCGCAATGAATAGAATGTTTGGCAAGCcttcaaaagttaaaaaatatgGAAGCTAAAGCAATCAAAAAACCAATTAACTGTAATCCCTGAGGCACTGCTGCAGATTCTTGTTTAtgaatcatctataaaagttcTATGATTTTGAACTTAAATATATAAAGAGAGTTACACAATCGATACTGCATTTTATAGACACCACAACAAAGTTGCTGTTTAGCAACATTCATTGCAGTCATACTTATGGCCCAATATCGAACAAAAAAGCACCAAAACTACCCCATCAGATGTAAGAGCAGTGACATGTTGACTGTGAACCAAAACATGAACTTCCTAGAATAGGAGGTAATCCCTTTTCATAAAGACATAAAGAAGGCCTAAGCAAATAAGATTGAAAAACAACCTGGAATATGGTAATCAGGGTTGCATCTAAATAATCTGGTTGAGGATGAAGAGTATATAGTATATCCACAGGAAATTGCCGCCCCTGGACATGGACGGCTCTTGCACCACCAAAGTATTCGGAGAAGACACGTGCGTCTAAGCTAGCAGACATAATAATCAACTTCAATGTAGAAAACCGTCTGCTTTGGCCTTGTTTCAAAGTACTGGACCAAACACCTTGCCCTTTCTCCAAGAGCATGCCATTACTCAACTGCTTTTTTCGGTATTTGGACAATCATTGGCAGATGCAGACCTTTTATTTTGAACATCTTTCAACAAGCCCAACAGAACATCAGTGTGGACTGTTCTTTCATGGGCTTCATCCACAATAAGCACGGAGTACCTAGAAAGATATGGATCCAACAGTGCTTCCCTGTAGAGGAGTAGTATCAGCTCCGCAGGCAAAGACTGGAATCAACATAAGTTGCTAATTTCGCATAATACAAGTTTCACATGATTTCTCCATATACTGTAATTGGAAGCATGAAAATTCTACTGGTTAAACTTCCCTTGAGAATCTCAAAAAATAAGAACTAGAGCTTTGCCAGACTTCAGACCAATTAGCAAGATATCTAAAATAATTTCAGTTAGGTAGTAGATCTTGCTCCACCTATAGATCTAAAGAAATAAGACCAGTAAGTCTCCTTTCTACAATCACATCTAGATTACGAAATGAATTCGGTAAAAATGATTCGAGTCGGTGGACATCTTAGCCCACTGTAAAATAGCGATGCACCCAACTATCGAATCTTACAAGAATCTTCAACCTTCAAGAAATTGACTGAACATATTACACAAGTCGCAGGACAAAATAATGGCAGAAACTTTACCTTAGAAGCAAACCATCCGTCATGTACTTGATTCTTGTTGAACCGGATGTCATGTCATCGAATCTGATGGAATACCCAACCCTTTGGCCCAACTCAACCCCAGATTCCTCCGCCACTCTTTTGGCGACAGTAACAGCCGCCACACGCCGTGGTTGAGTAACCCCAATAACTTTCCCATCAGAACAGAACCCAGCATTGAATAGA
This Eucalyptus grandis isolate ANBG69807.140 chromosome 7, ASM1654582v1, whole genome shotgun sequence DNA region includes the following protein-coding sequences:
- the LOC104453887 gene encoding pre-mRNA-splicing factor ATP-dependent RNA helicase DEAH10, whose protein sequence is MAQGVEGDAARPPRLNGLPSNPNLANNAKPNSFNRRQKIAQQRKSLPIASVEKRLVQEVRNNDTLIVVGETGSGKTTQIPQFLFNAGFCSDGKVIGVTQPRRVAAVTVAKRVAEESGVELGQRVGYSIRFDDMTSGSTRIKYMTDGLLLREALLDPYLSRYSVLIVDEAHERTVHTDVLLGLLKDVQNKRSASANDCPNTEKSSVWSSTLKQGQSRRFSTLKLIIMSASLDARVFSEYFGGARAVHVQGRQFPVDILYTLHPQPDYLDATLITIFQIHLEEGPGDVLVFLTGQEEIESVERLIQERLRQLPEGNRNMLTVSIFSSLPSEKQMRVFAPSPPGFRKVILATNIAETSVTIPGIKYVVDPGFVKARSYDPAKGMESLIVIPTSKAQALQRSGRAGREGPGKCFRLYPETEFEKLEDSTKPEIKRCNLSNVVLQLMALGVKDVIGFDFIEKPPRAAIVKSLEQLFLLGALTEDCKLSDPLGHQMARLPLDPMYSKALIQASQFNCVEEVLITVAMLSVESIFYAPREKLEEARTAMKCFSSADGDHITLINVFRAADEFLEKRKSGQSKEKDDKLLKKWCKENFINSRSLRHARDIHRQIQGHVEQMGLHIASCGDDMVQFRRCLATSFFLNAALKQPEGLYRALASGQVVQIHPSSVLFRTKPECIIFNELVQTNHKYIRNITRIDYLWLTELAPQYYSMQR